In Tachysurus vachellii isolate PV-2020 chromosome 1, HZAU_Pvac_v1, whole genome shotgun sequence, a genomic segment contains:
- the map2k2a gene encoding dual specificity mitogen-activated protein kinase kinase 2a has protein sequence MAPKKPRPVPLNITPTGEGQQSTNADAASEANLEALQKKLGELDLDEQQRKRLEAFLTQKAQVGELKDDDFEPICELGAGNGGVVHKVRHKPSRLVMARKLIHLEIKPAIRNQIIRELQVLHECNSPYIVGFYGAFYSDGEISICMEHMDGGSLDQVLKEARRIPEEILGKVSIAVLRGLAYLREKHQIMHRDVKPSNILVNSRGEIKLCDFGVSGQLIDSMANSFVGTRSYMSPERLQGTHYSVQSDVWSMGLSLVELAIGRYPIPPPDAKELEAIFGRPVLDGAGTAGHSMSPRPRPPGRPISGHGMDSRPAMAIFELLDYIVNEPPPKLPHGVFTSDFQDFVTKCLMKNPADRADLKMLMGHTFIKRAEVDEVDFAGWLCKTMGLNQPSTPTRTSE, from the exons ATGGCACCGAAGAAACCCCGGCCAGTCCCACTGAACATCACGCCTACAGGAGAAGGACAACAGTCCACCAACGCTGATGCTGCCTCAGA AGCTAATCTGGAGGCTTTGCAGAAGAAATTAGGGGAGCTGGACCTGGATGAGCAGCAGAGGAAGCGTCTCGAAGCCTTCCTCACCCAGAAGGCTCAAGTGGGTGAGCTGAAAGATGACGACTTTGAGCCCATTTGTGAGCTTGGTGCCGGGAATGGAGGAGTAGTCCACAAAGTGCGCCACAAACCCTCCAGACTGGTTATGGCGAGAAAG CTTATTCATTTGGAAATCAAACCAGCCATCAGGAACCAGATTATTCGTGAGCTGCAGGTGCTACATGAGTGTAACTCGCCCTACATAGTGGGCTTCTATGGAGCTTTCTACAGTGATGGGGAGATCAGTATCTGTATGGAGCATATG GATGGAGGCTCACTGGATCAGGTACTAAAAGAAGCTAGAAGAATTCCAGAGGAAATCTTGGGCAAAGTTAGTATTGCA GTACTCAGAGGACTTGCCTATCTACGTGAGAAGCACCAAATAATGCACCGAG ACGTGAAGCCCTCCAACATCCTGGTGAACTCGCGTGGTGAAATCAAGCTGTGCGACTTTGGCGTGAGCGGCCAGCTCATCGACTCCATGGCCAATTCCTTTGTGGGAACACGCTCGTACATGTCG CCAGAGAGGCTCCAGGGCACTCACTATTCAGTGCAGTCGGATGTGTGGAGCATGGGTCTGTCACTGGTAGAGCTGGCCATTGGTCGCTACCCCATCCCCCCACCTGACGCTAAGGAGTTGGAGGCCATCTTTGGGCGACCAGTGCTGGATGGAGCAGGGACAGCGGGGCACAGCATGTCCCCAAGACCCAGACCTCCAGGACGCCCCATTAGTG GACATGGAATGGACAGCAGGCCAGCCATGGCTATATTTGAGCTACTGGACTACATTGTCAATGAG CCCCCACCTAAGCTGCCACATGGTGTATTTACCTCAGACTTCCAGGACTTTGTGACAAAATG CCTCATGAAGAACCCTGCTGACAGAGCTGACCTGAAGATGTTGATG GGCCACACGTTTATCAAGCGTGCAGAAGTGGATGAGGTGGACTTTGCTGGCTGGTTGTGCAAAACCATGGGTCTGAATCAGCCGAGCACTCCCACTCGTACCTCTGAATGA